In one Kitasatospora cineracea genomic region, the following are encoded:
- a CDS encoding aspartate aminotransferase family protein, which produces MALESSRLAFERARRSIGGGVGSGLRAAMPPHPLFVREARGAHVWDLDGDRYTDYVMAWGPLLLGHGDPRVLSAVSDVATRMQVVGTGHALEYLAAEAVLEAVPHGERLLWSNTGTEAVQVALRLARAATGRRRVLKFAKSYHGWHDTVYAGMSEDDCDRPATPGGPGQSASVLDDLVVARFNDVQLAERLLGEAVERDIAAVLVDPVMSNAGVEAPSPQFLAALRTLCDRHGVVLVFDEVIAGFRIARGGAAEKYGVLPDLSVFGKAMAGGFTQSAVVGRAELVDQVAAGVVHAGTFNANPIALAAVEATMRVLADPALYEQLEWTSAEFEALVGGALGPSSEFGRFNRVGSLLQYVPAGGATGLHGTGGTWTAILEGMLRQGFLFMPSGKVFLSAAHTTADIEATAEALHRLLEKL; this is translated from the coding sequence ATGGCCCTGGAATCGTCCCGCCTGGCCTTCGAGCGGGCCCGGCGCAGCATCGGCGGCGGTGTGGGGTCCGGCCTGCGCGCCGCGATGCCTCCCCACCCGCTCTTCGTGCGGGAGGCACGCGGCGCCCACGTGTGGGACCTCGACGGCGACCGGTACACCGACTACGTGATGGCCTGGGGCCCGCTCCTGCTCGGACACGGCGACCCGCGCGTGCTGTCCGCGGTGTCCGACGTCGCGACCAGGATGCAGGTCGTCGGCACCGGCCACGCGCTGGAGTACCTCGCGGCGGAGGCGGTCCTGGAGGCCGTCCCGCACGGCGAGCGACTGCTGTGGAGCAACACCGGGACCGAGGCGGTGCAGGTGGCGCTGCGCCTCGCGCGGGCCGCCACCGGGCGGCGCCGCGTCCTCAAGTTCGCCAAGAGCTACCACGGCTGGCACGACACCGTGTACGCCGGGATGTCCGAGGACGACTGCGACCGGCCCGCCACCCCTGGCGGGCCGGGCCAGTCGGCCAGCGTGCTGGACGACCTGGTCGTGGCGCGCTTCAACGACGTGCAGCTGGCCGAGCGCCTGCTGGGCGAGGCCGTCGAACGGGACATCGCGGCCGTGCTCGTCGACCCGGTGATGAGCAACGCCGGAGTCGAAGCACCCTCGCCGCAGTTCCTGGCGGCGCTGCGCACCCTCTGCGACCGGCACGGCGTCGTCCTGGTCTTCGACGAGGTGATCGCCGGGTTCCGGATCGCCCGCGGCGGGGCCGCCGAGAAGTACGGCGTGCTGCCCGACCTGTCCGTCTTCGGGAAGGCGATGGCCGGCGGTTTCACCCAGAGCGCCGTCGTCGGCCGGGCCGAACTCGTCGACCAGGTGGCGGCCGGCGTCGTGCACGCCGGAACCTTCAACGCCAACCCGATCGCGCTGGCGGCCGTCGAGGCGACGATGCGCGTCCTGGCCGATCCCGCGCTCTACGAGCAGCTCGAATGGACCTCGGCCGAGTTCGAGGCCCTCGTCGGCGGCGCCCTCGGCCCGTCGTCCGAGTTCGGCCGCTTCAACCGGGTCGGCTCGCTCCTCCAGTACGTCCCCGCCGGCGGGGCCACCGGGCTCCACGGAACCGGCGGGACCTGGACCGCGATCCTCGAAGGGATGCTGCGCCAGGGCTTCCTGTTCATGCCCTCCGGCAAGGTCTTCCTCAGCGCGGCGCACACCACCGCCGACATCGAGGCGACGGCCGAGGCCCTCCACCGGCTCCTGGAGAAGCTCTGA
- a CDS encoding alpha/beta fold hydrolase, which translates to MPDSSRAAAADRYADLPSGMTICFRDHGDRTAPAVLLVAGLGEDLTFWTQPFFDALVARGFRVVAIDNRDAGRSTFVTAPPPALWRQILARPRGDAYTLADMAQDAVGVLDHLGIARAHLVGRSMGGMIAQTVAATTPERVLSLTSLYSTTGARKAGRPALSTIRLLAAPPARNRTDAVRAHLRITRHIAGRGYPIDDAAEAAVAARGWDRSAGDPAAGVARQIQAIQRSGDRTAQLSRITAPTLVVNGDRDLLVDPSGGAATAKAIRSARHVVVPGMGHHVPEALVGPVTQYIAQHAARVGEGGNHVRTP; encoded by the coding sequence GTGCCTGACTCCAGCCGCGCGGCCGCCGCGGACCGGTACGCGGACCTGCCGTCCGGCATGACGATCTGCTTCCGCGACCACGGCGACCGGACCGCCCCCGCCGTCCTGCTCGTCGCCGGACTGGGCGAGGACCTCACCTTCTGGACCCAACCGTTCTTCGACGCGCTCGTCGCCCGCGGCTTCCGGGTCGTCGCGATCGACAACCGCGACGCCGGCCGGTCGACGTTCGTCACCGCACCGCCTCCCGCCCTCTGGCGGCAGATCCTCGCCCGCCCGCGCGGCGACGCCTACACGCTGGCCGACATGGCGCAGGACGCCGTCGGCGTCCTCGACCACCTCGGGATCGCCCGGGCCCACCTGGTCGGGCGGTCGATGGGCGGGATGATCGCGCAGACCGTCGCGGCCACGACGCCCGAGCGCGTCCTGTCGCTGACCTCCCTCTACTCGACCACCGGGGCGAGGAAGGCCGGCCGGCCGGCGCTCTCGACGATCCGGCTGCTCGCCGCCCCGCCGGCCCGGAACAGGACCGACGCGGTCCGGGCCCACCTGCGGATCACCCGGCACATCGCGGGACGGGGGTACCCCATCGACGACGCGGCCGAGGCGGCCGTCGCGGCGCGCGGCTGGGACCGCAGCGCCGGTGACCCGGCGGCCGGCGTGGCGCGCCAGATCCAGGCCATCCAGCGTTCCGGGGACCGGACGGCCCAGTTGAGCAGGATCACCGCACCGACGCTGGTCGTCAACGGCGACCGGGACCTGCTGGTCGACCCGAGCGGCGGCGCCGCGACCGCGAAGGCGATCCGCTCGGCCCGGCACGTGGTCGTCCCCGGCATGGGACACCACGTCCCCGAGGCCCTCGTCGGCCCCGTCACCCAGTACATCGCGCAGCACGCGGCCCGCGTGGGCGAAGGAGGAAACCATGTCCGCACCCCTTGA
- a CDS encoding long-chain-fatty-acid--CoA ligase, translated as MLNLSVLLEDSARTHPDRDAVVLGPTRLTYAQVDAAANRVANLLVERGVRPGDKVALSCPNVPQFPIVYYGVLKAGAVVVPLNILLKSREVAHHLRDAEAKAYFCFQGTPDLAIGEEGRKAFDEVGTCEHFFLMTADPAAPPPIEGVPSPGGAENMDAALAGMSPVFDPVATEATDTAVILYTSGTTGRPKGAELSHANTMMNVMACNRMFRSRPATDSHVVCLPLFHTFGATVQMHAGFSTAATLHLVPRFDAEQVVRLMDTEVITFFAGVPTMWWGLLGALTDTVDVERIARNLRVGTSGGAALPVEILGRVEEKFGVRVLEGYGLSETSPVVTFSAPDLGSRPGSIGVPIWGVEVKLVARDWSEVTGVGEVGELAVKGHCVMKGYYNRPEATAEVLRNGWLRTGDLARRDEDGFYYIVDRSKDLIIRGGFNVYPREVEEVLVTHPAISLAAVVGVPHRSHGEEVKAFVILEPGAEAVPDELIAWGREQMAGYKYPRIVEIVERLPMTATGKILKRELK; from the coding sequence ATGCTGAACCTCTCGGTCCTGCTAGAGGACTCCGCCCGCACGCACCCCGACCGGGACGCCGTGGTCCTCGGCCCGACGCGGCTCACCTACGCCCAGGTCGACGCCGCCGCGAACCGGGTCGCCAACCTGCTCGTGGAGCGCGGGGTGCGGCCCGGCGACAAGGTGGCGCTGAGCTGTCCGAACGTGCCGCAGTTCCCGATCGTCTACTACGGCGTCCTCAAGGCCGGAGCGGTCGTCGTCCCGCTCAACATCCTGCTCAAGTCCCGCGAGGTGGCCCACCACCTGCGCGACGCCGAAGCGAAGGCCTACTTCTGCTTCCAGGGGACGCCCGACCTGGCGATCGGCGAGGAGGGCCGGAAGGCGTTCGACGAGGTCGGGACCTGTGAGCACTTCTTCCTGATGACCGCCGACCCGGCAGCGCCCCCGCCGATCGAGGGAGTCCCCTCACCGGGGGGAGCGGAGAACATGGACGCGGCGCTCGCCGGCATGTCACCGGTCTTCGACCCGGTGGCCACCGAGGCCACCGACACCGCCGTGATCCTCTACACCTCGGGCACGACGGGCCGGCCCAAGGGGGCGGAACTCTCCCACGCGAACACGATGATGAACGTGATGGCCTGCAACCGGATGTTCCGCAGCAGGCCGGCCACCGACAGCCACGTCGTCTGCCTGCCGCTGTTCCACACCTTCGGCGCCACCGTCCAGATGCACGCGGGGTTCTCGACGGCCGCGACCCTCCACCTCGTGCCGCGCTTCGACGCGGAACAGGTCGTGCGGCTGATGGACACCGAGGTGATCACCTTCTTCGCCGGCGTGCCGACCATGTGGTGGGGACTGCTGGGCGCCCTCACGGACACCGTCGACGTGGAGCGGATCGCCCGCAACCTGCGCGTCGGCACGTCCGGCGGCGCCGCGCTGCCGGTCGAGATCCTCGGCCGGGTCGAGGAGAAGTTCGGCGTGCGGGTCCTGGAGGGCTACGGCCTGTCCGAGACGTCTCCGGTGGTGACCTTCTCCGCCCCCGACCTCGGGTCGCGCCCCGGCTCCATCGGCGTCCCGATCTGGGGCGTCGAGGTCAAACTGGTCGCCCGGGACTGGTCGGAGGTCACGGGGGTCGGCGAGGTGGGAGAACTCGCGGTCAAGGGCCACTGCGTCATGAAGGGCTACTACAACCGGCCCGAGGCCACCGCCGAAGTGCTCAGGAACGGCTGGCTCCGCACCGGTGACCTGGCCCGCAGGGACGAGGACGGCTTCTACTACATCGTCGACCGCTCCAAGGACCTGATCATCCGCGGCGGCTTCAACGTCTACCCGCGCGAGGTCGAGGAAGTGCTGGTGACGCACCCCGCGATCAGTCTGGCCGCGGTCGTCGGCGTGCCCCACCGGAGCCACGGCGAGGAGGTCAAGGCCTTCGTCATCCTGGAGCCCGGCGCCGAGGCCGTCCCCGACGAACTGATCGCCTGGGGCCGGGAACAGATGGCCGGCTACAAGTACCCGCGCATCGTGGAGATCGTCGAGCGGCTGCCGATGACCGCCACCGGCAAGATCCTCAAACGCGAACTCAAGTGA
- a CDS encoding Zn-dependent alcohol dehydrogenase gives MTIEFDAAVLRAPGAPLTVERVSLPSTPPPGEVLVRLGASGLCHSDLHALVGEWEVPSPMILGHEGAGTVERVGEGVTTLKEGDHVVLSWTPSCRRCRHCVSGRPVLCDMVSRHSANHLSFDGRSRVTSADGGDVYSFAGLGTFGQYTLVPESAAIAVRRDAPFPQAALVGCAVTTGVGAAVNTAKVRPSDTVLVLGCGGVGLNAIQGARLVGARRIIAADVSDDKLEQARHFGATHVINNRGEDLAERISQLTDGRGVEVAIEAIGLPRTIEAAYAVLARGGTAVVAGQVADGVRISIDPFVMSDQELSLIGSNYGSSTPDSDFPLLIDHYLDGRIDLDSLVTRVIDLKDINEGFDQLKAGIGIRSVITY, from the coding sequence ATGACCATCGAGTTCGACGCCGCCGTCCTCCGGGCCCCGGGCGCGCCGCTGACCGTCGAGCGGGTCTCCCTCCCCTCGACACCCCCGCCCGGCGAGGTGCTCGTGCGGCTCGGAGCGAGCGGGCTGTGCCACAGCGACCTCCACGCGCTGGTCGGCGAGTGGGAGGTGCCGTCGCCGATGATCCTCGGCCACGAAGGGGCCGGGACGGTCGAGCGCGTCGGCGAAGGCGTCACGACCCTCAAGGAGGGCGACCACGTGGTGCTGTCGTGGACGCCGTCGTGCCGCCGCTGCCGCCACTGCGTCAGCGGCAGGCCGGTCCTGTGCGACATGGTCAGCCGGCACTCGGCGAACCACCTGTCCTTCGACGGCCGCTCCCGCGTCACCTCCGCGGACGGGGGCGACGTCTACAGTTTCGCGGGCCTGGGAACGTTCGGGCAGTACACCCTGGTGCCCGAGTCGGCGGCGATCGCCGTCCGCCGGGACGCCCCGTTCCCCCAGGCCGCCCTGGTCGGGTGCGCCGTCACCACCGGCGTCGGCGCGGCCGTCAACACCGCCAAGGTGCGTCCGAGCGACACCGTGCTGGTCCTCGGCTGCGGCGGCGTCGGCCTCAACGCGATCCAGGGCGCCCGGCTCGTCGGCGCCCGGAGGATCATCGCCGCCGACGTCTCCGACGACAAGCTCGAACAGGCCCGCCACTTCGGCGCCACCCACGTGATCAACAACCGCGGCGAGGACCTCGCCGAGCGGATCTCCCAGCTCACCGACGGACGCGGCGTGGAGGTGGCCATCGAGGCCATCGGGCTGCCGCGCACCATCGAGGCCGCCTACGCCGTCCTCGCCCGGGGCGGCACGGCGGTGGTCGCCGGGCAGGTGGCCGACGGCGTGCGGATCTCCATCGACCCGTTCGTCATGTCCGACCAGGAGCTCTCCCTCATCGGGTCGAACTACGGCTCCAGCACGCCGGATTCGGACTTCCCCCTGCTGATCGACCACTACCTGGACGGCCGGATCGACCTCGACTCCCTCGTGACGCGCGTGATCGACCTGAAGGACATCAACGAAGGCTTCGACCAGCTGAAGGCCGGCATCGGCATCCGCTCGGTGATCACGTACTGA
- a CDS encoding flavin monoamine oxidase family protein yields the protein MSAPLEHGSRDARVDVVVVGAGFAGLSAAERLTGQGRSVLVVEARDRVGGRSFSGEVAGVKVDLGATWVSRRHTAIRDLAHRMGCTTTYQFAQGRNVLWLAGRRRTYSGTIPKVSPATLVDMARMQAALNKLVATVDVSAPWETPGAGRLDAVSFGEWLDRKNALPGTRALMTIVSKVQWGCTPGDVSLLHVLRYIRAAGGLDHMLDVEDGANEYRFVETTQEIAERLAEHLGDRVRLATPVRRITQDGNGVTVHTDSGEIHAGYAIVTAAPAHRATIAFEPALPERAEGLTRTWRMGVLSKAFVAYDKPFWRADGCSGEAVTDTGTVFITFDVSPASAGPGVLMTFCDPRVFDGFGPETRRDLVVRQLVDLYGPQASTPIDYLDHRWGAEPFAPGGPHPVAGPHATVSYARALTEPHGRIHWAGTETAGEWAGTMNGAVLTGQRTAEAVAALLSRDVREGAPR from the coding sequence ATGTCCGCACCCCTTGAGCACGGCTCCCGGGACGCCAGGGTCGACGTCGTGGTCGTCGGCGCCGGCTTCGCCGGCCTGAGTGCCGCCGAACGTTTGACGGGCCAGGGCCGCTCGGTCCTGGTCGTGGAAGCCCGCGACCGGGTCGGCGGCCGGTCGTTCTCCGGCGAAGTGGCAGGCGTGAAGGTCGACCTCGGAGCGACGTGGGTGTCGCGACGCCACACCGCCATCCGGGACCTCGCGCACCGGATGGGGTGCACCACGACCTACCAGTTCGCCCAGGGGCGCAACGTGCTGTGGTTGGCAGGCCGGCGCCGCACCTACAGCGGCACCATTCCCAAGGTCTCCCCCGCGACCCTGGTGGACATGGCCCGCATGCAGGCGGCGCTGAACAAGCTGGTCGCGACCGTCGACGTGAGCGCCCCGTGGGAGACGCCCGGGGCGGGCCGGCTCGACGCCGTCTCGTTCGGCGAGTGGCTCGACCGGAAGAACGCGCTGCCCGGCACCCGGGCGCTGATGACCATCGTCAGCAAGGTGCAGTGGGGCTGCACCCCGGGCGACGTCTCCCTGCTGCACGTCCTGCGCTACATCCGCGCGGCGGGCGGGCTCGACCACATGCTGGACGTCGAGGACGGAGCGAACGAGTACCGGTTCGTCGAAACCACCCAGGAGATCGCCGAGCGGCTGGCGGAGCACCTCGGCGACCGCGTGCGCCTGGCGACACCGGTGCGCCGCATCACGCAGGACGGCAACGGCGTCACCGTCCACACCGACTCCGGCGAGATCCACGCCGGGTACGCGATCGTCACGGCCGCCCCGGCGCACCGCGCCACCATCGCGTTCGAACCCGCCCTGCCCGAGCGGGCCGAGGGGCTCACCCGGACCTGGCGCATGGGCGTCCTCAGCAAGGCCTTCGTGGCCTACGACAAGCCCTTCTGGCGGGCCGACGGCTGCTCCGGCGAGGCGGTGACCGACACCGGGACCGTGTTCATCACCTTCGACGTGTCCCCCGCCTCTGCCGGACCGGGCGTCCTGATGACCTTCTGCGACCCCCGCGTCTTCGACGGCTTCGGCCCCGAGACCCGACGCGACCTGGTCGTCCGGCAACTCGTCGACCTCTACGGCCCGCAGGCCAGTACCCCGATCGACTACCTGGACCACCGCTGGGGAGCGGAGCCGTTCGCCCCGGGCGGCCCCCACCCGGTCGCCGGCCCCCACGCGACCGTGAGCTACGCCCGGGCGCTCACCGAGCCCCACGGGCGCATCCACTGGGCCGGCACCGAAACCGCCGGCGAGTGGGCCGGCACCATGAACGGCGCGGTCCTGACGGGCCAGCGCACCGCCGAGGCCGTCGCTGCCCTCCTGTCCCGCGACGTGCGCGAGGGGGCGCCGAGATGA
- a CDS encoding transporter: MKVALFLLADLWMIFAGYFYGWTFIRRYGNYLLGLETMVVATSGSNFLVWSLLGADPGSVLYDVAYFFDAFSRSVGITVILVMGLMGVTHRYRPSRGVDIAVFAAAVAAGLFLRPFHGADLHTDRAAFRVAVFYVAVNLLTAVFLGYFVKRLWQAGARRPAIWTALATAAGTTIALLYDFFPLPFDDADRTVFYTAALATWGTQIFVYFRAYRALHDRTAASDANPARTVGTPA; encoded by the coding sequence ATGAAGGTGGCCCTGTTCCTGCTGGCCGACCTGTGGATGATCTTCGCCGGCTACTTCTACGGCTGGACCTTCATCCGCCGCTACGGCAACTACCTCCTCGGCCTCGAGACGATGGTGGTCGCCACCTCCGGCAGCAACTTCCTGGTCTGGTCGCTGCTGGGCGCCGACCCGGGCAGCGTCCTGTACGACGTGGCCTACTTCTTCGACGCCTTCTCCAGGTCCGTCGGCATCACGGTCATCCTGGTCATGGGTCTGATGGGGGTCACCCACCGCTACCGGCCGAGCCGGGGCGTCGACATCGCCGTGTTCGCAGCCGCGGTCGCGGCCGGCCTGTTCCTGCGGCCGTTCCACGGCGCGGACCTGCACACCGACCGCGCCGCGTTCCGGGTCGCCGTGTTCTACGTCGCCGTCAACCTCCTCACGGCGGTCTTCCTCGGGTACTTCGTCAAGCGGCTCTGGCAGGCGGGCGCGAGGCGGCCGGCGATCTGGACGGCACTGGCCACGGCCGCCGGGACCACCATCGCGCTCCTCTACGACTTCTTCCCCCTGCCGTTCGACGACGCCGACCGCACGGTCTTCTACACCGCCGCGCTGGCCACCTGGGGCACCCAGATCTTCGTCTACTTCCGCGCCTACCGCGCGCTGCACGACCGCACCGCCGCCTCGGACGCGAACCCGGCCCGCACGGTCGGAACCCCCGCATGA
- a CDS encoding flavin-containing monooxygenase, with translation MTTKVLDTVEEFDVVIIGAGISGIGAASYFGRELPGKSLLVLEGRDNIGGTWDLFRYPGIRSDSDLHTFGYAFKPWRHEAAIADAPLIRDYLRETAEENGLERLIRLRHRVVGAEWSSLDRRWTLTVEVADPAGGPSTTKTVRAGWVFAATGYYRYDEGFSPRFPGQEDFEGAVVHPQHWPEDLDYSGKKVVVIGSGATAITLVPSMATGPGAARHVTMLQRTPTYVLALPRVDKLALTLTKVLGEERGYAATRFKNIWLDRAVVKGLRTFPKAGRRLIRYENRKRLPKGFDVDKHFNPPYDPWDQRLCLAPDGDFFDAIKNGHASVVTDTITRFSRRGVVLGSGEELEADVVVTATGLNLQLFGGMPIVVDGQEVDLADAVCYRGMLLSGIPNWAMAIGYTTSSWTLKVSLMCRYFIDLVRHMDAHGYDRVVPVAQPGMERRPVMDLKAGYAKRAERTLPKQGLEKPWRMALSYPEDAKALRGPVADDNLVFGSARRVTHPSDGGRATRA, from the coding sequence ATGACAACCAAGGTGCTCGACACCGTCGAGGAGTTCGACGTGGTCATCATCGGAGCGGGCATCTCCGGAATCGGTGCGGCCAGCTACTTCGGCCGGGAACTCCCCGGCAAGTCCCTGCTCGTGCTCGAGGGCCGCGACAACATCGGCGGCACCTGGGACCTCTTCCGCTATCCGGGCATCCGCTCGGACTCCGACCTCCACACCTTCGGCTACGCGTTCAAGCCGTGGCGCCACGAAGCGGCGATCGCCGACGCGCCGCTGATCCGGGACTACCTCCGGGAGACGGCCGAGGAGAACGGTCTGGAGCGCCTCATCAGGTTGCGCCACCGGGTCGTCGGGGCCGAATGGTCCTCGCTCGACCGCCGGTGGACCCTCACGGTGGAGGTGGCCGACCCCGCCGGCGGGCCGAGCACGACGAAGACCGTCCGCGCCGGATGGGTGTTCGCGGCCACCGGCTACTACCGGTACGACGAGGGCTTCTCCCCCCGTTTCCCCGGGCAGGAGGACTTCGAGGGCGCGGTCGTCCACCCCCAGCACTGGCCCGAGGACCTGGACTACAGCGGCAAGAAGGTCGTCGTCATCGGCAGCGGCGCGACCGCGATCACCCTGGTGCCGTCGATGGCCACCGGGCCGGGCGCCGCCCGGCACGTGACGATGCTCCAGCGGACCCCGACGTACGTGCTGGCCCTGCCGCGCGTCGACAAGCTCGCCCTGACGCTCACCAAGGTGCTCGGCGAGGAACGCGGGTACGCCGCGACGCGGTTCAAGAACATCTGGCTCGACCGCGCGGTCGTCAAGGGACTGCGCACGTTCCCGAAGGCCGGACGACGGCTGATCCGGTACGAGAACCGCAAGCGGCTGCCCAAGGGGTTCGACGTCGACAAGCACTTCAACCCGCCGTACGACCCGTGGGACCAGCGGCTGTGCCTGGCCCCGGACGGCGACTTCTTCGACGCGATCAAGAACGGTCACGCGAGCGTCGTCACCGACACGATCACGCGGTTCAGCAGGCGCGGCGTCGTGCTCGGCTCGGGCGAGGAACTGGAGGCCGACGTCGTCGTCACCGCGACGGGGCTGAACCTGCAGCTCTTCGGCGGCATGCCGATCGTGGTCGACGGCCAGGAGGTCGACCTCGCGGACGCGGTCTGCTACCGCGGGATGCTGCTGAGCGGGATCCCCAACTGGGCGATGGCGATCGGCTACACCACGTCGTCGTGGACGCTCAAGGTGAGCCTGATGTGCCGTTACTTCATCGACCTCGTCCGGCACATGGACGCCCACGGGTACGACCGGGTGGTCCCGGTCGCCCAGCCCGGGATGGAACGCAGGCCGGTGATGGACCTGAAGGCCGGCTACGCCAAGCGCGCCGAGCGCACGCTCCCCAAGCAGGGCCTGGAGAAGCCCTGGCGGATGGCGCTGTCCTACCCCGAGGACGCCAAGGCGCTGCGCGGACCGGTCGCCGACGACAACCTCGTGTTCGGCAGCGCCCGCCGGGTCACGCACCCGTCCGACGGGGGGCGAGCGACCCGTGCCTGA
- a CDS encoding NAD-dependent succinate-semialdehyde dehydrogenase, which produces MANRHVYAVVDPADGTVVKEYPTATDQAVDGALDAAAKAHAHWSRQTSVAQRARLLSAVADLHEERGAQLAAIIRREMGKPLDQALGEVEFSASIYRYYAENAEAFLADEPIELLGGEGTALVRRRPVGVLLGIMPWNYPYYQVARFAAPNLALGNTIVLKHASQCPESAAALQQLFTDAGAPEGCYVNVYATREQIAAAVADPRVQGVSFTGSEQAGAEVAAQAGRSLKKVVLELGGSDPFVVLSTDDLDATVRAAVEARFENTGQACNGAKRFIVADDLYDAFLEAFTREVLALTDGLAPLSSVAAAEYLQEQVERAVHHGATFVSARQRAGAHFPPGVLTDVSPTSPTAAEELFGPVAIVHRARSEDEAVELANATPYGLGSYLFTTDADQAARVADRIDAGMVFVNGVGLEGPELPFGGVKRSGFGRELGRAGIDEFANRKLIRTAATRPAQPTGGNPS; this is translated from the coding sequence ATGGCGAACAGGCACGTGTACGCGGTGGTGGACCCCGCCGACGGCACGGTGGTCAAGGAGTACCCCACCGCGACGGACCAGGCCGTCGACGGAGCGCTCGACGCGGCGGCGAAGGCCCACGCGCACTGGTCGAGGCAGACCTCCGTCGCCCAGCGCGCCCGGCTGCTGAGCGCCGTCGCCGACCTGCACGAGGAGCGCGGCGCGCAGCTCGCCGCGATCATCCGGCGGGAGATGGGCAAGCCGCTGGACCAGGCCCTCGGGGAGGTCGAGTTCAGCGCCTCCATCTACCGGTACTACGCCGAGAACGCGGAGGCCTTCCTCGCCGACGAGCCGATCGAGCTCCTGGGGGGAGAGGGCACCGCTCTCGTCCGCCGCCGGCCGGTCGGCGTGCTCCTGGGGATCATGCCCTGGAACTACCCGTACTACCAGGTGGCCCGGTTCGCCGCCCCCAACCTCGCGCTGGGCAACACCATCGTGCTCAAGCACGCCTCGCAGTGCCCGGAGTCCGCCGCGGCCCTCCAGCAGTTGTTCACCGACGCGGGCGCCCCCGAGGGCTGCTACGTCAACGTCTACGCCACCCGCGAGCAGATCGCCGCCGCCGTCGCGGACCCCCGGGTGCAGGGCGTCTCCTTCACCGGTTCGGAGCAGGCCGGCGCGGAGGTCGCCGCGCAGGCCGGGCGCAGCCTCAAGAAGGTGGTGCTCGAACTGGGCGGCTCGGACCCCTTCGTCGTGCTGTCGACCGACGACCTCGACGCCACGGTCCGGGCGGCGGTCGAGGCCCGGTTCGAGAACACCGGGCAGGCGTGCAACGGCGCGAAGCGGTTCATCGTCGCCGACGACCTCTACGACGCCTTCCTCGAGGCGTTCACCCGCGAGGTGCTCGCCCTGACCGACGGCCTGGCACCGCTGTCCTCGGTCGCCGCCGCCGAGTACCTCCAGGAACAGGTCGAGCGAGCCGTCCACCACGGAGCGACGTTCGTCTCCGCACGGCAGCGCGCGGGGGCGCACTTCCCGCCCGGCGTCCTGACGGACGTGTCGCCGACCTCGCCCACCGCCGCCGAGGAGCTCTTCGGCCCCGTCGCGATCGTCCACCGGGCCCGCTCCGAGGACGAGGCGGTCGAACTGGCGAACGCCACACCGTACGGGCTGGGCTCCTACCTGTTCACGACCGACGCCGACCAGGCCGCGCGCGTCGCCGACCGGATCGACGCGGGCATGGTCTTCGTCAACGGCGTCGGCCTCGAAGGCCCGGAACTGCCCTTCGGCGGGGTCAAGCGGTCCGGCTTCGGCCGGGAACTGGGCCGGGCCGGAATCGACGAGTTCGCCAACCGCAAGCTCATCCGCACCGCTGCGACCCGTCCGGCGCAGCCCACGGGAGGAAACCCGTCATGA